In one Nicotiana tomentosiformis chromosome 6, ASM39032v3, whole genome shotgun sequence genomic region, the following are encoded:
- the LOC138894382 gene encoding uncharacterized protein, with translation MQALRDELKEKDDELVKSIEKCNVLEGTLRSREEELEVSRGVEAQCSDIQAQVVELRMQLEESQLQLEGLNGEIVEKWSELEKAKSFRLDALRKLEILELANSTLRSERENDQSTTKAKEDRLEGRVGELEKDNILLHDHVVPLEAEKAQMLM, from the coding sequence ATGCAGGCCCTTCGGGACGAGTTGAAGGAGAAAGATGATGAGCTGGTAAAGTCCATTGAGAAGTGCAACGTCCTCGAGGGGACGTTGAGGAGTCGTGAAGAGGAGCTTGAGGTTAGTAGGGGCGTGGAGGCCCAATGTAGTGACATTCAAGCACAAGTGGTCGAACTACGCATGCAATTGGAAGAAAGTCAGCTTCAGCTGGAGGGCCTCAATGGTGAAATTGTTGAGAAGTGGAGCGAGCTTGAGAAAGCGAAATCTTTCCGTTTAGACGCTCTGAGGAAGTTGGAGATCCTTGAGCTAGCGAATAGCACCCTCCGATCCGAGCGGGAGAATGACCAGTCCACGACCAAGGCTAAGGAGGATCGACTAGAGGGGAGGGTTGGAGAGCTGGAGAAAGATAACATCCTCCTTCATGATCATGTGGTCCCATTGGAAGCTGAGAAGGCTCAAATGCTCATGTGA
- the LOC104090479 gene encoding AP-2 complex subunit alpha-1-like: MALSGMRGLSVFISDIRNCQNKEAERLRVDKELGNVRTRFKNEKGLTPYEKKKYVWKMLYIYMLGYDVDFGHMEAVSLISAPKYPEKQVGYIVTSCLLNENHDFLRLAINTVRNDIIGRNETFQCLALTLVGNIGGREFAESLAPDVQKLLISSSCRPLVRKKAALCLLRLFRKNPDVVNVDGWSDRMAQLLDERDFGVLTSSTSLLVALVASNHEAYWSCLPKCVKVLERLARNQDIPQEYTYYGIPSPWLQVKTMRALQYFPTIEDPSTRRSLFEVLQRILMGTDVVKNVNKNNASHAVLFEALALVMHLDAEKEMMSQCVALLGKFIAVREPNIRYLGLENMTRMLMVTDVQDIIKRHQAQIITSLKDPDISIRRRALDLLYGMCDVSNAKDIVEELLQYLSTAEFVMREELSLKIAILAEKFAPDLSWYVDVILQLIDKAGDFVSDDIWFRVVQFVTNNEDLQPYAALKAREYLDKPAIHETMVKVSAYILGEYSHLLARRPGCSPKEIFSLIHEKLPTVSTSTIPILLSTYAKILMHTQPPDPELQNQIWTIFRKYESCIDAEIQQRAVEYLELSKKGAALMDVLAEMPKFPERQSSLIKKAEDTEADTAEQSAIKLRTQQQTSNALVVTDQRPANGSPPVNHLGLVKVPSMTNVDRNSADQGEIEPNGTLTVVDPQPPSATSPDVLGDLLGPLAIEGPQPAATQPVHNLGSGVGVAPNAEDALALAPVEEQTATVQPIGNIAERFLALCLKDSGILYEDPYIQIGIKADWRAHHGRLVLFLGNKNTSPLVSVQALILPPSHMRLELSLVPETIPPRAQVQCPLEVVNLRPSRDVAVLDFSYKFGTHLVNVKLRLPAILNKFFQPISISAEEFFPQWRSLSGPPLKLQEVVRGIRPMSLPEMANLLNSLRLMVCPGLDPNANNLVASTTFYSESTRAMLCLVRIETDPADRTQLRMTVASGDPTLTFELKEFIKEQLVIVPTTPTAAGPPVPPQTQPTLTPPAESDPGALLAGLL; the protein is encoded by the exons ATGGCGTTATCGGGGATGAGAGGTTTGTCAGTGTTCATAAGCGACATTCGAAATTGCCAGAACAAAGAGGCAGAGCGTCTTCGTGTTGATAAAGAGCTTGGCAATGTTCGTACTCGCTTCAAAAACGAAAAG gggttgacaccttatgaaaAGAAGAAATATGTCTGGAAAATGCTTTACATTTATATGCTTGGTTATGATGTGGATTTTGGTCACATGGAAGCTGTATCTCTGATATCTGCTCCAAAGTATCCCGAGAAGCAG GTTGGGTACATAGTCACATCATGTTTGCTCAATGAGAACCACGATTTTTTGAGATTAGCAATTAATACAGTACGCAATGACATAATAGGCCGCAACGAGACTTTCCAGTGTCTAGCATTGACTTTG GTTGGAAATATTGGGGGAAGGGAATTTGCTGAATCTCTGGCACCTGATGTTCAGAAGTTACTA ATATCAAGTAGTTGTAGGCCACTTGTGAGGAAGAAGGCTGCCCTATGTCTCCTGCGTCTTTTTAGGAAAAATCCTGACGTCGTGAATGTTGATGGCTG GTCAGATAGGATGGCACAACTACTAGATGAACGGGATTTTGGTGTTTTGACATCTTCCACGAGCCTTCTAGTTGCATTAGTGGCTAGTAACCATGAAGCATATTGGAGTTGTCTTCCAAAATGTGTTAAAGTGTTGGAAAGGCTTGCCAGGAACCAAGATATTCCACAAGAATATACGTACTATGGGATCCCATCTCCCTGGCTTCAG GTGAAGACTATGCGGGCTCTTCAATATTTTCCGACTATTGAAGATCCGAGCACTAGAAGATCATTGTTTGAG GTTTTGCAACGGATATTGATGGGAACTGATGTGGTGAAAAATGTGAACAAAAACAATGCGTCACATGCAGTTCTATTTGAAGCCCTTGCTCTT GTCATGCATCTTGATGCCGAAAAGGAAATGATGTCTCAGTGTGTTGCGTTGCTTGGGAAATTCATTGCAGTCCGTGAGCCAAATATTCGTTATCTTGGCTTG GAGAATATGACTCGGATGTTGATGGTCACAGATGTACAGGACATTATCAAAAGACATCAAGCTCAGATTATTACCTCACTGAAGGATCCTGATATCAG TATTAGGAGACGTGCACTTGATTTACTATATGGCATGTGTGATGTTTCTAATGCAAAAGACATCGTAGAAGAATTATTACAG TATCTCAGTACAGCAGAGTTTGTGATGCGTGAAGAACTGTCACTTAAAATAGCAATTCTCGCGGAGAAGTTTGCTCCTGATCTCTCATG GTATGTCGATGTCATCCTTCAATTAATTGACAAAGCCGGCGATTTTGTCAGTGATGACATTTGGTTCCGCGTAGTGCAGTTTGTTACGAACAATGAAGATCTTCAG CCTTATGCAGCTTTGAAAGCCAGAGAATATCTTGATAAGCCTGCCATTCATGAAACAATGGTCAAG GTAAGTGCATATATCCTTGGAGAATACAGCCATCTTCTTGCTAGAAGGCCAGGATGTAGTCCGAAGGAAATATTCAGCCTCATTCATGAGAAGCTTCCTACTGTTTC GACTTCAACAATTCCAATTCTTCTTTCGACATACGCAAAAATTTTGATGCATACACAACCACCGGATCCGGAGCTACAGAATCAAATATGGACAATATTCAGAAA ATATGAGAGCTGCATCGATGCTGAAATACAGCAACGGGCTGTGGAATACTTAGAGTTGAGTAAGAAAGGTGCAGCTTTAATGGATGTCTTAGCTGAAATGCCTAAGTTCCCTGAGCGACAG TCCTCATTGATAAAAAAAGCAGAAGATACTGAGGCTGATACTGCTGAACAAAGTGCAATCAAGTTGCGCACACAACAGCAGACCTCTAATGCTCTAGTAGTAACAGACCAACGCCCTGCTAATGGTAGTCCACCAGTCAATCACCTTGGTTTAGTAAAGGTTCCAAGCATGACCAACGTG GATCGTAACTCAGCAGATCAAGGGGAGATTGAGCCGAATGGAACTTTGACCGTTGTGGATCCTCAACCTCCTTCAGCAACTTCACCTGATGTCCTGGGAGATCTTTTAGGTCCACTGGCTATTGAAGGCCCTCAACCTGCTGCTACCCAACCTGTCCATAATTTGGGCTCTGGTGTTGGCGTTGCTCCAAATGCAGAGGATGCGCTAGCActtgcacctgttgaagaacagACTGCAACAGTCCAG CCAATAGGAAATATTGCAGAAAGGTTTCTTGCCTTGTGCCTCAAAGACAGCGGTATACTGTATGAGGATCCTTATATTCAG ATTGGCATAAAAGCAGATTGGCGGGCACATCATGGACGACTTGTCCTCTTCTTGGGAAATAAGAATACGTCTCCACTTGTTTCGGTTCAGGCTCTGATATTGCCCCCGTCTCATATGAGATTGGAACTGTCACTAGTACCTGAGACAATTCCTCCTCGTGCACAG GTTCAATGCCCTCTTGAAGTAGTCAACCTCCGTCCAAGTAGGGATGTGGCCGTCCTTGACTTCTCCTATAAGTTTGGGACGCATTTG GTCAATGTTAAACTTCGACTTCCTGCCAtcttgaataagttttttcagcCTATATCAATATCTGCGGAAGAGTTTTTTCCACAGTGGAGATCACTATCTGGGCCACCACTGAAGCTACAAGAAGTG GTTAGAGGTATAAGACCAATGTCGCTTCCGGAAATGGCAAACTTGTTGAACAGTTTACGGTTGATGGTTTGTCCAGGGCTT GATCCAAATGCAAATAATTTGGTTGCTAGCACAACTTTCTACTCCGAGAGTACACGAGCCATGTTGTGTTTG
- the LOC104090482 gene encoding UDP-D-apiose/UDP-D-xylose synthase 2-like gives MAGRVDLDGNPLNPFTICMIGAGGFIGSHLCEKLMSETPHKVLAVDVYNDKIKHLLEPATLTWADRIQFHRINIKNDSRLEGLIKMADLTINLAAICTPADYNTRPLDTIYSNFIDALPVVKYCSENGKRLIHFSTCEVYGKTIGAFLPKDSPLRQDPAYYVLKEDASPCIFGSIEKQRWSYACAKQLIERLIYAEGAENGLEFTIVRPFNWIGPRMDFIPGIDGPSEGVPRVLACFSNNLLRREPLKLVDGGESQRTFIYIKDAIEAVLLMIENPARANGHIFNVGNPNNEVTVRQLAEMMTQVYSKVSGESSLETPTIDVSSKEFYGEGYDDSDKRIPDMTIINKQLGWNPKTSLWDLLESTLTYQHRTYAEAIKQAMSKTTAN, from the exons ATGGCAGGAAGAGTAGATCTGGACGGAAATCCACTAAACCCATTTACGATATGTATGATTGGTGCCGGAGGCTTTATTGGCTCGCATTTATGTGAGAAGCTAATGTCGGAGACGCCGCATAAGGTGCTCGCCGTCGACGTTTACAATGACAAGATCAAGCATCTTCTCGAACCGGCTACGCTCACCTGGGCTGATCGCATTCAGTTCCACCGCATCAACATCAAGAACGATTCTCGTCTTGAAGGCCTTATCAAGATGGCAGATCTG ACCATCAATCTTGCTGCAATATGCACTCCAGCGGATTACAACACTCGTCCACTTGACACTATTTACAGCAACTTCATTGATGCTCTTCCAGTG GTGAAGTACTGCTCAGAAAATGGAAAGCGTCTTATTCACTTTTCCACCTGTGAGGTTTATGGGAAAACGATAGGTGCCTTTTTACCCAAGGACAGCCCATTGCGGCAG GATCCTGCTTACTATGTGCTTAAGGAAGATGCCTCCCCTTGCATTTTTGGCTCTATTGAGAAGCAGAGGTGGTCATATGCCTGTGCAAAGCAATTGATTGAGAGGTTGATATATG CTGAGGGTGCTGAGAATGGCTTAGAATTCACAATTGTAAGGCCGTTCAATTGGATTGGTCCCAGGATGGATTTCATACCTGGCATTGATGGTCCAAGTGAGGGTGTTCCAAGAGTGTTAGCTTGCTTTAGTAAT AACCTTTTAAGACGTGAGCCACTGAAACTAGTCGACGGTGGGGAATCACAGAGAACTTTTATATATATCAAGGATGCTATTGAAGCTGTTCTCTTGATGATT GAAAATCCTGCAAGGGCAAATGGCCATATTTTTAATGTGGGCAATCCTAACAATGAAGTTACTGTGCGGCAGCTTGCTGAAATGATGACTCAG GTTTATTCGAAGGTGAGTGGAGAATCTTCTCTTGAAACGCCCACCATTGATGTAAGTTCGAAAGAATTTTATGGAGAGGGGTATGATGACAGTGACAAGAGAATTCCAGATATGACTATAATCAACAAACAGCTTG GCTGGAACCCAAAGACATCCTTATGGGACTTGCTTGAATCCACACTCACCTACCAACACAGGACATATGCTGAGGCTATCAAGCAGGCCATGTCAAAGACAACTGCAAATTGA